Below is a window of Candidatus Poseidoniia archaeon DNA.
CAACTAAATGGCCTTCCATTGTCTTCCAGCGACATACCATATCCTTGTACAGTCTTGAAAGAACATGATGGATTCCTGGTTTACCATTAGCTGTTGGAGGGCCCTCCAAAAAAGTAAATGGTTTGGAACCTTGACGATTTTGTACGCTCTTAGCAAAGGTATCCTCTTCTTTCCACCTTTCGGCTACTGATAATTCCAAGTGAACTGGATCATAAGTTCCAGTCCCTTGCGTCTTCTTTGCCGGTTTGGTTCTAACCATTATTGCGCATGATTCAAGTGGCCGTTATAAAATGTAACCAAACTTAAACTTAAATCCCCTTATCAATCAACTGCGATAACGCCGGGGTGGCTCAGCCTGGTAGAGCGTCGGACTCATAGGGTAGTATAGTTCCGGCTATGCCTGGGACATCCGAAGGTCGCGGGTTCAAACCCCGCCCCCGGCACC
It encodes the following:
- a CDS encoding class I tRNA ligase family protein encodes the protein MVRTKPAKKTQGTGTYDPVHLELSVAERWKEEDTFAKSVQNRQGSKPFTFLEGPPTANGKPGIHHVLSRLYKDMVCRWKTMEGHLV